One window of the Paenibacillus beijingensis genome contains the following:
- a CDS encoding ABC transporter ATP-binding protein — MNQLHTKQLDISYADRMIVNNLNLSIPMGKITALVGANGSGKSTILKTMARIMKPSGGGVFLNGKSIHSQSTKEISKQLAILPQSPTAPDGLTVSELVSYGRFPHQKGFGSLKKEDKEIVNWAVQATGLETFSNRPIDQLSGGQRQRAWIAMALAQETDMLFLDEPTTYLDMTHQLEVLKLLQRLNAEQGRTIVMVVHDLNHATRFAQHMVAIKQGVVVSEGTPQEVITHDVLRNVFGIEADVVYCSRSGVPLCLPYELAGMQSESDKVTGQVKQHSPLEETSA, encoded by the coding sequence ATGAATCAACTGCATACAAAACAACTGGATATCTCTTATGCTGACAGAATGATTGTGAACAACTTGAACTTGTCCATTCCAATGGGGAAAATTACGGCACTTGTTGGCGCCAACGGATCCGGGAAATCAACGATATTGAAAACGATGGCCCGTATTATGAAACCATCAGGCGGTGGCGTATTTCTTAACGGCAAGTCGATCCATAGCCAGTCAACGAAAGAAATTTCAAAGCAGCTTGCTATATTGCCGCAAAGCCCAACTGCCCCTGATGGGTTGACAGTGTCAGAGCTCGTTTCCTACGGACGGTTTCCGCACCAGAAAGGTTTCGGTTCTCTAAAGAAGGAAGACAAGGAGATTGTCAACTGGGCGGTACAGGCAACGGGTTTGGAGACTTTCTCCAACAGGCCTATCGATCAGTTGTCCGGGGGACAACGGCAACGGGCATGGATTGCGATGGCGCTGGCTCAGGAAACGGATATGTTGTTTCTCGATGAACCGACGACGTACCTCGACATGACCCATCAGTTAGAGGTACTGAAGTTGCTGCAACGATTGAATGCGGAACAAGGACGTACAATTGTAATGGTCGTACATGACCTGAATCACGCAACCCGATTTGCACAGCATATGGTAGCGATCAAACAAGGGGTCGTCGTCAGCGAAGGAACGCCGCAAGAGGTAATAACACACGACGTGCTGCGGAATGTATTCGGCATTGAAGCGGATGTCGTCTATTGTTCGAGGTCGGGAGTACCACTTTGCTTGCCTTATGAGTTGGCCGGCATGCAATCCGAATCTGACAAAGTAACCGGACAAGTCAAACAGCATAGTCCCCTTGAAGAGACGTCGGCATAG